In the Neofelis nebulosa isolate mNeoNeb1 chromosome 11, mNeoNeb1.pri, whole genome shotgun sequence genome, one interval contains:
- the CABYR gene encoding calcium-binding tyrosine phosphorylation-regulated protein isoform X3: MVDVATSLPVFSKEVLSSEAAEDAAVATPAVYSAEVVALQVLSQTSVRVDLGSESKDDDAEPSTASSFPLQDEQDPPAYDQAPEVPLQADIEVTSFVHISSIYNDEPVTEGVTYVEQIPEHIVIPFTDDVATLKENDQSSPSGPIPVALMRGSGKAVGSGKRAQSEEDAEYSSVQMEAEAVLYSNTSLQGPPAQLQDAEDSTNAVGSEKSLHLEMEFTALVPGNPGQEESGENSAIQEMEATLALSGEAAKAGSLGASVRSSGGPPIPVPEGLTEPEIEPEWEAAPEQGLMEPAIAASEAGQPPPYSNMWTLYCLTDMNQQSRPSPPPVPFPQATLYLSNPKDPQFLQQPPKVTSPTYVMLDDSKKTSAPPFILVGSNVQEAQDWKPLPGHAVVSQSDALKRYTAVQVPIAVPADQKFQKHTPNPQNGSPPPSGQDVPRPQSPVFLSVAFPVEDVAKKGSGSGDKRTPCGSYGIAGEITVTTAHVRRAETGN; the protein is encoded by the exons ATGGTGGATGTGGCAACAAGTTTGCCTGTGTTTTCCAAGGAGGTGCTCAGCTCAGAGGCTGCCGAAGATGCCGCGGTGGCCACTCCTGCTGTGTATTCTGCAGAGGTGGTGGCCCTGCAGGTTCTGAGCCAAACATCTGTCCGTGTAGATTTGGGTTCTGAATCTAAAGACGATGACGCTGAGCCATCAACGGCTTCCTCATTCCCCTTGCAGGATGAACAAGACCCTCCTGCTTACGATCAAGCTCCTGAGGTCCCTTTGCAGGCTGATATTGAGGTCACATCATTCGTTCATATATCCTCTATCTATAACGATGAGCCTGTGACTGAAGGAGTCACTTATGTCGAGCAAATACCAGAGCACATAGTTATCCCTTTCACTGATGACGTTGCTACTCTTAAAGAAAATGATCAGTCATCACCCTCTGGTCCCATTCCTGTAGCACTCATGAGGGGCTCAGGCAAAGCCGTAGGTTCTGGAAAACGTGCACAGTCGGAGGAGGACGCAGAATATTCCTCGGTGCAAATGGAGGCAGAAGCAGTTCTGTACTCCAACACCTCCCTGCAAGGTCCGCCTGCACAACTCCAGGATGCAGAGGACTCTACCAATGCAGTAGGCTCTGAAAAATCTTTGCACCTTGAAATGGAGTTTACTGCTCTAGTCCCTGGCAATCCTGGGCAGGAGGAATCCGGGGAAAACTCTGCCATCCAGGAGATGGAGGCCACACTTGCGCTCTCTGGGGAAGCTGCCAAAGCAGGGAGCTTGGGTGCATCTGTAAGGTCATCTGGTGGTCCCCCCATTCCTGTTCCAGAAGGTCTTACTGAGCCAGAAATCGAACCAGAGTGGGAAGCAGCACCCGAACAAGGTTTGATGGAGCCAG ccatAGCAGCAAGCGAAGCAGGACAACCACCACCATATTCTAACATGTGGACCCTTTATTGTCTAACTGATATGAATCAACAAAGTCGCCCATCACCGCCACCTGTGCCTTTCCCCCAAGCAACCCTCTATTTATCTAATCCTAAGGATCCACAGTTTCTGCAGCAGCCACCGAAAGTTACTTCTCCAACTTACGTGATGCTGGACGACAGCAAGAAGACCAGTGCCCCACCTTTTATTTTAGTAGGCTCGAATGTTCAGGAAGCTCAGGATTGGAAACCTCTTCCTGGACATGCTGTTGTTTCTCAGTCAGATGCCTTGAAGAGATACACTGCAGTCCAAGTACCCATCGCTGTTCCTGCAGATCAGAAATTCCAGAAACATACCCCAAACCCCCAGAATGGTAGTCCTCCGCCAAGTGGACAAGATGTCCCCAGGCCACAAAGCCCAGTTTTTCTCTCTGTCGCATTCCCAGTAGAAGATGTAGCCAAAAAAGGTTCAGGATCTGGTGACAAACGTACCCCCTGTGGAAGTTATGGTATTGCTGGAGAGATAACCGTGACCACCGCCCATGTCCGCAGAGCAGAAACTGGGAACTG A
- the CABYR gene encoding calcium-binding tyrosine phosphorylation-regulated protein isoform X4: protein MISSKPRLVVPYGLKTLLEGLSRAVLKTNPPNITQFAAVYFKELIVFREGNTSLDIKDLVKQFHLIEVERWSEGMTQEKKPECVKEPVGTSIVSHEPTRMEKSTDTEEDNIAGPLFISKTTQFPSVHAELLPEPEETTEAARGSSSKPTTSKAMSPPSSPSPAAGSPEFAYVPADPAQFAAQTLEGLTEPEIEPEWEAAPEQGLMEPAIAASEAGQPPPYSNMWTLYCLTDMNQQSRPSPPPVPFPQATLYLSNPKDPQFLQQPPKVTSPTYVMLDDSKKTSAPPFILVGSNVQEAQDWKPLPGHAVVSQSDALKRYTAVQVPIAVPADQKFQKHTPNPQNGSPPPSGQDVPRPQSPVFLSVAFPVEDVAKKGSGSGDKRTPCGSYGIAGEITVTTAHVRRAETGNWQVRILHRISGDNSVIKS from the exons ATGATTTCTTCAAAGCCCAGACTTGTCGTACCTTATGGCCTCAAGACTCTGCTCGAGGGACTTAGCAGAGCAGTTCTCAAAACCAACCCACCAAACATCACCCAGTTTGCAGcagtttattttaaagaactcaTTGTGTTTAGAGAAG GGAATACTTCTCTGGATATAAAAGATCTCGTTAAACAATTTCATCTGATTGAAG TAGAGAGATGGTCAGAAGGAATGACACAAGAGAAGAAACCAGAATGTGTAAAAGAACCGGTAGGAACATCCATAGTTTCCCACGAACCTACACGGATGGAAAAATCTACAGACACAGAGGAGGACAATATAGCTGGACCACTGTTCATCAGCAAAACCACTCAGTTCCCATCAGTTCATGCTGAGCTGCTCCCAGAGCCCGAGGAGACGACCGAAGCCGCTCGAGGCTCCAGTTCAAAGCCAACTACCTCTAAGGCTATGAGCCCACCGTCGTCACCGTCTCCGGCAGCTGGCTCCCCGGAGTTTGCTTATGTCCCAGCCGACCCAGCTCAGTTTGCTGCTCAGACGTTAG AAGGTCTTACTGAGCCAGAAATCGAACCAGAGTGGGAAGCAGCACCCGAACAAGGTTTGATGGAGCCAG ccatAGCAGCAAGCGAAGCAGGACAACCACCACCATATTCTAACATGTGGACCCTTTATTGTCTAACTGATATGAATCAACAAAGTCGCCCATCACCGCCACCTGTGCCTTTCCCCCAAGCAACCCTCTATTTATCTAATCCTAAGGATCCACAGTTTCTGCAGCAGCCACCGAAAGTTACTTCTCCAACTTACGTGATGCTGGACGACAGCAAGAAGACCAGTGCCCCACCTTTTATTTTAGTAGGCTCGAATGTTCAGGAAGCTCAGGATTGGAAACCTCTTCCTGGACATGCTGTTGTTTCTCAGTCAGATGCCTTGAAGAGATACACTGCAGTCCAAGTACCCATCGCTGTTCCTGCAGATCAGAAATTCCAGAAACATACCCCAAACCCCCAGAATGGTAGTCCTCCGCCAAGTGGACAAGATGTCCCCAGGCCACAAAGCCCAGTTTTTCTCTCTGTCGCATTCCCAGTAGAAGATGTAGCCAAAAAAGGTTCAGGATCTGGTGACAAACGTACCCCCTGTGGAAGTTATGGTATTGCTGGAGAGATAACCGTGACCACCGCCCATGTCCGCAGAGCAGAAACTGGGAACTG GCAGGTTCGAATACTACATCGCATTTCAGGAGACAACTCGGTTATCAAATCTTAG
- the CABYR gene encoding calcium-binding tyrosine phosphorylation-regulated protein isoform X5 — MISSKPRLVVPYGLKTLLEGLSRAVLKTNPPNITQFAAVYFKELIVFREGNTSLDIKDLVKQFHLIEVERWSEGMTQEKKPECVKEPVGTSIVSHEPTRMEKSTDTEEDNIAGPLFISKTTQFPSVHAELLPEPEETTEAARGSSSKPTTSKAMSPPSSPSPAAGSPEFAYVPADPAQFAAQTLAIAASEAGQPPPYSNMWTLYCLTDMNQQSRPSPPPVPFPQATLYLSNPKDPQFLQQPPKVTSPTYVMLDDSKKTSAPPFILVGSNVQEAQDWKPLPGHAVVSQSDALKRYTAVQVPIAVPADQKFQKHTPNPQNGSPPPSGQDVPRPQSPVFLSVAFPVEDVAKKGSGSGDKRTPCGSYGIAGEITVTTAHVRRAETGNWQVRILHRISGDNSVIKS, encoded by the exons ATGATTTCTTCAAAGCCCAGACTTGTCGTACCTTATGGCCTCAAGACTCTGCTCGAGGGACTTAGCAGAGCAGTTCTCAAAACCAACCCACCAAACATCACCCAGTTTGCAGcagtttattttaaagaactcaTTGTGTTTAGAGAAG GGAATACTTCTCTGGATATAAAAGATCTCGTTAAACAATTTCATCTGATTGAAG TAGAGAGATGGTCAGAAGGAATGACACAAGAGAAGAAACCAGAATGTGTAAAAGAACCGGTAGGAACATCCATAGTTTCCCACGAACCTACACGGATGGAAAAATCTACAGACACAGAGGAGGACAATATAGCTGGACCACTGTTCATCAGCAAAACCACTCAGTTCCCATCAGTTCATGCTGAGCTGCTCCCAGAGCCCGAGGAGACGACCGAAGCCGCTCGAGGCTCCAGTTCAAAGCCAACTACCTCTAAGGCTATGAGCCCACCGTCGTCACCGTCTCCGGCAGCTGGCTCCCCGGAGTTTGCTTATGTCCCAGCCGACCCAGCTCAGTTTGCTGCTCAGACGTTAG ccatAGCAGCAAGCGAAGCAGGACAACCACCACCATATTCTAACATGTGGACCCTTTATTGTCTAACTGATATGAATCAACAAAGTCGCCCATCACCGCCACCTGTGCCTTTCCCCCAAGCAACCCTCTATTTATCTAATCCTAAGGATCCACAGTTTCTGCAGCAGCCACCGAAAGTTACTTCTCCAACTTACGTGATGCTGGACGACAGCAAGAAGACCAGTGCCCCACCTTTTATTTTAGTAGGCTCGAATGTTCAGGAAGCTCAGGATTGGAAACCTCTTCCTGGACATGCTGTTGTTTCTCAGTCAGATGCCTTGAAGAGATACACTGCAGTCCAAGTACCCATCGCTGTTCCTGCAGATCAGAAATTCCAGAAACATACCCCAAACCCCCAGAATGGTAGTCCTCCGCCAAGTGGACAAGATGTCCCCAGGCCACAAAGCCCAGTTTTTCTCTCTGTCGCATTCCCAGTAGAAGATGTAGCCAAAAAAGGTTCAGGATCTGGTGACAAACGTACCCCCTGTGGAAGTTATGGTATTGCTGGAGAGATAACCGTGACCACCGCCCATGTCCGCAGAGCAGAAACTGGGAACTG GCAGGTTCGAATACTACATCGCATTTCAGGAGACAACTCGGTTATCAAATCTTAG
- the CABYR gene encoding calcium-binding tyrosine phosphorylation-regulated protein isoform X1, with protein sequence MVDVATSLPVFSKEVLSSEAAEDAAVATPAVYSAEVVALQVLSQTSVRVDLGSESKDDDAEPSTASSFPLQDEQDPPAYDQAPEVPLQADIEVTSFVHISSIYNDEPVTEGVTYVEQIPEHIVIPFTDDVATLKENDQSSPSGPIPVALMRGSGKAVGSGKRAQSEEDAEYSSVQMEAEAVLYSNTSLQGPPAQLQDAEDSTNAVGSEKSLHLEMEFTALVPGNPGQEESGENSAIQEMEATLALSGEAAKAGSLGASVRSSGGPPIPVPEGLTEPEIEPEWEAAPEQGLMEPAIAASEAGQPPPYSNMWTLYCLTDMNQQSRPSPPPVPFPQATLYLSNPKDPQFLQQPPKVTSPTYVMLDDSKKTSAPPFILVGSNVQEAQDWKPLPGHAVVSQSDALKRYTAVQVPIAVPADQKFQKHTPNPQNGSPPPSGQDVPRPQSPVFLSVAFPVEDVAKKGSGSGDKRTPCGSYGIAGEITVTTAHVRRAETGNWQVRILHRISGDNSVIKS encoded by the exons ATGGTGGATGTGGCAACAAGTTTGCCTGTGTTTTCCAAGGAGGTGCTCAGCTCAGAGGCTGCCGAAGATGCCGCGGTGGCCACTCCTGCTGTGTATTCTGCAGAGGTGGTGGCCCTGCAGGTTCTGAGCCAAACATCTGTCCGTGTAGATTTGGGTTCTGAATCTAAAGACGATGACGCTGAGCCATCAACGGCTTCCTCATTCCCCTTGCAGGATGAACAAGACCCTCCTGCTTACGATCAAGCTCCTGAGGTCCCTTTGCAGGCTGATATTGAGGTCACATCATTCGTTCATATATCCTCTATCTATAACGATGAGCCTGTGACTGAAGGAGTCACTTATGTCGAGCAAATACCAGAGCACATAGTTATCCCTTTCACTGATGACGTTGCTACTCTTAAAGAAAATGATCAGTCATCACCCTCTGGTCCCATTCCTGTAGCACTCATGAGGGGCTCAGGCAAAGCCGTAGGTTCTGGAAAACGTGCACAGTCGGAGGAGGACGCAGAATATTCCTCGGTGCAAATGGAGGCAGAAGCAGTTCTGTACTCCAACACCTCCCTGCAAGGTCCGCCTGCACAACTCCAGGATGCAGAGGACTCTACCAATGCAGTAGGCTCTGAAAAATCTTTGCACCTTGAAATGGAGTTTACTGCTCTAGTCCCTGGCAATCCTGGGCAGGAGGAATCCGGGGAAAACTCTGCCATCCAGGAGATGGAGGCCACACTTGCGCTCTCTGGGGAAGCTGCCAAAGCAGGGAGCTTGGGTGCATCTGTAAGGTCATCTGGTGGTCCCCCCATTCCTGTTCCAGAAGGTCTTACTGAGCCAGAAATCGAACCAGAGTGGGAAGCAGCACCCGAACAAGGTTTGATGGAGCCAG ccatAGCAGCAAGCGAAGCAGGACAACCACCACCATATTCTAACATGTGGACCCTTTATTGTCTAACTGATATGAATCAACAAAGTCGCCCATCACCGCCACCTGTGCCTTTCCCCCAAGCAACCCTCTATTTATCTAATCCTAAGGATCCACAGTTTCTGCAGCAGCCACCGAAAGTTACTTCTCCAACTTACGTGATGCTGGACGACAGCAAGAAGACCAGTGCCCCACCTTTTATTTTAGTAGGCTCGAATGTTCAGGAAGCTCAGGATTGGAAACCTCTTCCTGGACATGCTGTTGTTTCTCAGTCAGATGCCTTGAAGAGATACACTGCAGTCCAAGTACCCATCGCTGTTCCTGCAGATCAGAAATTCCAGAAACATACCCCAAACCCCCAGAATGGTAGTCCTCCGCCAAGTGGACAAGATGTCCCCAGGCCACAAAGCCCAGTTTTTCTCTCTGTCGCATTCCCAGTAGAAGATGTAGCCAAAAAAGGTTCAGGATCTGGTGACAAACGTACCCCCTGTGGAAGTTATGGTATTGCTGGAGAGATAACCGTGACCACCGCCCATGTCCGCAGAGCAGAAACTGGGAACTG GCAGGTTCGAATACTACATCGCATTTCAGGAGACAACTCGGTTATCAAATCTTAG
- the CABYR gene encoding calcium-binding tyrosine phosphorylation-regulated protein isoform X2, translating into MVDVATSLPVFSKEVLSSEAAEDAAVATPAVYSAEVVALQVLSQTSVRVDLGSESKDDDAEPSTASSFPLQDEQDPPAYDQAPEVPLQADIEVTSFVHISSIYNDEPVTEGVTYVEQIPEHIVIPFTDDVATLKENDQSSPSGPIPVALMRGSGKAVGSGKRAQSEEDAEYSSVQMEAEAVLYSNTSLQGPPAQLQDAEDSTNAVGSEKSLHLEMEFTALVPGNPGQEESGENSAIQEMEATLALSGEAAKAGSLGASVRSSGGPPIPVPEGLTEPEIEPEWEAAPEQGLMEPAIAASEAGQPPPYSNMWTLYCLTDMNQQSRPSPPPVPFPQATLYLSNPKDPQFLQQPPKVTSPTYVMLDDSKKTSAPPFILVGSNVQEAQDWKPLPGHAVVSQSDALKRYTAVQVPIAVPADQKFQKHTPNPQNGSPPPSGQDVPRPQSPVFLSVAFPVEDVAKKGSGSGDKRTPCGSYGIAGEITVTTAHVRRAETGNW; encoded by the exons ATGGTGGATGTGGCAACAAGTTTGCCTGTGTTTTCCAAGGAGGTGCTCAGCTCAGAGGCTGCCGAAGATGCCGCGGTGGCCACTCCTGCTGTGTATTCTGCAGAGGTGGTGGCCCTGCAGGTTCTGAGCCAAACATCTGTCCGTGTAGATTTGGGTTCTGAATCTAAAGACGATGACGCTGAGCCATCAACGGCTTCCTCATTCCCCTTGCAGGATGAACAAGACCCTCCTGCTTACGATCAAGCTCCTGAGGTCCCTTTGCAGGCTGATATTGAGGTCACATCATTCGTTCATATATCCTCTATCTATAACGATGAGCCTGTGACTGAAGGAGTCACTTATGTCGAGCAAATACCAGAGCACATAGTTATCCCTTTCACTGATGACGTTGCTACTCTTAAAGAAAATGATCAGTCATCACCCTCTGGTCCCATTCCTGTAGCACTCATGAGGGGCTCAGGCAAAGCCGTAGGTTCTGGAAAACGTGCACAGTCGGAGGAGGACGCAGAATATTCCTCGGTGCAAATGGAGGCAGAAGCAGTTCTGTACTCCAACACCTCCCTGCAAGGTCCGCCTGCACAACTCCAGGATGCAGAGGACTCTACCAATGCAGTAGGCTCTGAAAAATCTTTGCACCTTGAAATGGAGTTTACTGCTCTAGTCCCTGGCAATCCTGGGCAGGAGGAATCCGGGGAAAACTCTGCCATCCAGGAGATGGAGGCCACACTTGCGCTCTCTGGGGAAGCTGCCAAAGCAGGGAGCTTGGGTGCATCTGTAAGGTCATCTGGTGGTCCCCCCATTCCTGTTCCAGAAGGTCTTACTGAGCCAGAAATCGAACCAGAGTGGGAAGCAGCACCCGAACAAGGTTTGATGGAGCCAG ccatAGCAGCAAGCGAAGCAGGACAACCACCACCATATTCTAACATGTGGACCCTTTATTGTCTAACTGATATGAATCAACAAAGTCGCCCATCACCGCCACCTGTGCCTTTCCCCCAAGCAACCCTCTATTTATCTAATCCTAAGGATCCACAGTTTCTGCAGCAGCCACCGAAAGTTACTTCTCCAACTTACGTGATGCTGGACGACAGCAAGAAGACCAGTGCCCCACCTTTTATTTTAGTAGGCTCGAATGTTCAGGAAGCTCAGGATTGGAAACCTCTTCCTGGACATGCTGTTGTTTCTCAGTCAGATGCCTTGAAGAGATACACTGCAGTCCAAGTACCCATCGCTGTTCCTGCAGATCAGAAATTCCAGAAACATACCCCAAACCCCCAGAATGGTAGTCCTCCGCCAAGTGGACAAGATGTCCCCAGGCCACAAAGCCCAGTTTTTCTCTCTGTCGCATTCCCAGTAGAAGATGTAGCCAAAAAAGGTTCAGGATCTGGTGACAAACGTACCCCCTGTGGAAGTTATGGTATTGCTGGAGAGATAACCGTGACCACCGCCCATGTCCGCAGAGCAGAAACTGGGAACTGGTAG
- the LOC131489595 gene encoding uncharacterized protein LOC131489595, which translates to MMELPKHPFCRQLAVAATNRGQNGRTVILLVLRAGGMPRPQPLHTLGVCEAFQCPKTWDVVRPTTQSHEKNCPEQVEKYCDTSRTTSTECGSAGFRATGNVNNTHRSLKTYVGVCAWFAVGLVGRAAKRRAGVPVPRPVQEAQVADPPPGLPELRHTHGCEPALPHGPPTPRALRLPQHWKNHPPSPPREAPRGRDRLLGRRAGGGGLFSRLPHLFLSAYAIKSFLVAPLPAAPEGVEALSWVFIALWTSGRASQSSSLLLRARGQERRRSLNVPSQWGAAKDKGSNSAGQTRRCLLVLYAVGCVLKVGIPRRSQVE; encoded by the exons ATGATGGAGCTACCCAAACACCCTTTCTGTAGGCAGTTGGCAGTTGCTGCCACCAACCGTGGACAGAACGGCCGTACAGTGATCCTATTGGTTCTCCGCGCAGGCGGTATGCCGCGCCCCCAACCACTCCACACTCTGGGAGTGTGCGAGGCCTTTCAGTGCCCCAAGACCTGGGATGTTGTACGTCCTACAACACAGTCCCATGAGAAAAATTGTCCTGAGCAAGTTGAGAAATACTGCGACACCAGCAGGACTACATCGACGG AATGCGGGAGTGCGGGCTTCAGAGCCACAGGAAACGTCAACAATACACACCGCTCCCTTAAGACctacgttggggtctgtgcttgGTTTGCCGTTGGTTTGGTGGGAAGGGCAGCGAAACGGAGAGCGGGCGTCCCGGTTCCGCGTCCAGTTCAGGAGGCGCAGGTGGCAGACCCACCGCCGGGACTCCCGGAGCTCCGCCACACCCACGGTTGTGAGCCTGCCCTTCCCCACGGGCCTCCCACTCCGAGGGCCCTCCGTCTTCCCCAGCACTGGAAGAACCATCCACCGAGCCCACCGCGAGAGGCGCCCCGAGGGCGTGACCGCCTCCTGGGccgcagggcggggggggggggccttttCTCCAGACTCCCCCACCTTTTCCTTTCCGCCTACGCTATAAAAAGCTTCCTCGTTGCCCCCTTGCCGGCGGCTCCTGAAGGAGTAGAGGCGCTGAGCTGGGTATTTATAGCCCTGTGGACGTCAGGGCGTGCGTCACAAAGCTCCTCCCTCCTGCTGAGGGCTCGCGGTCAGGAAAGGAGGCGGAGCCTCAACGTCCCCAGCCAATGGGGAGCCGCAAAGGACAAAGGCTCCAACTCCGCGGGCCAGACACGCAG GTGCCTCCTAGTGTTATATGCAGTCGGATGTGTGCTTAAGGTAGGCATTCCTAGAAGATCACAGGTGGaatag